GGACCATAGATCTTATCGCCAACCACGGGGAATCCAAGCGAGTGCAAAGTTGCCCGGATCTGATGGAGCCGCCCCGTATGCAGAACCGCCTCCACAACACTGAGTCCATTGACGGCTCGAATCCGCCGGAAATCAGTTAATGCCCATTCTTTCCCGGCAACAGTTTCAGGTGGAGGCATCGAGGGCTCGCGCCCTGACTGATCCTGCTCAAAACGCCGGCGTTTATGTACCCCGGAGCCCGGGTCCGGCAGCATCCAGCCCGCCGCCCGCCGCGAATCGGGAAACTCCCCTTCCACCAGCACCACATAACGCTTCACCACTGACCGTTTCGAAAACTGAGCCCGGCAATTCGTTTCCGCCTTTGCGTTCTTGGCCACGAGTAATAGGCCTGAGGTTTCCCGATCCAGTCGATTGACCAACGCCGGCGATTCAAGACAGTGATGTGTTTTTAGCCAGGCCCATAGGGTATGGTTGAAATACCGGCCCGCTGGATGACAGGGAAGATTCGGAGGCTTATTGATCACCATGACGTCATAGTCTTCAAAAACAATGTCGATATCAAAACAGACGGAGGGCTCAGGCATATCTCGAGCAATAAATTCCACCCGGTCTCCGGCGACAAGCCGGTGATCACGCGTAACAGCAGTGCCATTAACCTGAACCCGGTCCTCAAGAATGTGCGCCAGCCATTCATCACGGGAATGATAGGTGAAGCGGGCGGCAAGATAATCGGGTAGAAGCGCCCC
The bacterium DNA segment above includes these coding regions:
- a CDS encoding RluA family pseudouridine synthase; amino-acid sequence: MKRRIQFILAPGQGGALLPDYLAARFTYHSRDEWLAHILEDRVQVNGTAVTRDHRLVAGDRVEFIARDMPEPSVCFDIDIVFEDYDVMVINKPPNLPCHPAGRYFNHTLWAWLKTHHCLESPALVNRLDRETSGLLLVAKNAKAETNCRAQFSKRSVVKRYVVLVEGEFPDSRRAAGWMLPDPGSGVHKRRRFEQDQSGREPSMPPPETVAGKEWALTDFRRIRAVNGLSVVEAVLHTGRLHQIRATLHSLGFPVVGDKIYGPDPMIFVRFCTDAMTSEDWRRLRISRQALHSMELEFSHPTTKQALHFEAPLPADMAGLIQGV